The following coding sequences lie in one Polyangiaceae bacterium genomic window:
- a CDS encoding LamG domain-containing protein, whose protein sequence is MSSLRALVVALYVLASGCGGDEFSDASNDAGSTGGAGGNGGGGAAGGGATGGGAGASGGSGVGGSSGGGAGAPPDAGGGGSTSSYASEVLKDSPLVYYRLNETNGSIANDSSGAPVIDGSYAPQGVTLGQPGIAPDDGAVGVNQVGNIHVPATSLTFQGTASFSLEGWFKPSVVDTARRRLISRFANDIGYILEQSSTEGVRFLRYREGATADLAAGSPPVIGTYTHVVATYDGASICLYVNGAQQDCASSPKKILPGASDVVIGGNAFLGDIDEVAIYAHALSATRVKAHFDAR, encoded by the coding sequence ATGAGTTCGCTTCGCGCTTTGGTGGTCGCGCTGTACGTGCTCGCTAGCGGCTGTGGAGGCGACGAGTTCTCGGATGCGTCCAACGACGCGGGCTCCACGGGCGGCGCGGGGGGCAATGGGGGAGGTGGGGCGGCTGGCGGAGGCGCTACGGGCGGCGGCGCGGGTGCGAGCGGCGGAAGCGGAGTCGGGGGAAGCTCGGGCGGAGGCGCGGGCGCGCCGCCCGACGCCGGGGGCGGCGGCTCGACGTCGAGCTACGCGAGCGAAGTGCTGAAGGATTCGCCCCTGGTCTACTACCGCTTGAACGAAACGAACGGCAGCATAGCCAATGACTCCTCGGGCGCGCCCGTGATCGATGGCAGCTACGCCCCGCAGGGTGTGACCCTCGGCCAGCCGGGGATTGCGCCTGACGACGGGGCAGTCGGCGTCAATCAGGTCGGAAACATCCACGTGCCAGCCACCTCCCTCACGTTTCAAGGAACCGCGAGCTTCAGTCTGGAAGGTTGGTTCAAGCCCTCGGTAGTGGACACGGCACGTCGCCGCCTCATCAGTCGCTTCGCCAATGACATTGGCTACATTTTGGAGCAGTCCAGCACCGAGGGCGTTCGGTTCTTGCGCTACCGAGAAGGTGCCACTGCCGACCTCGCTGCGGGCTCGCCACCGGTGATAGGTACCTACACCCACGTCGTGGCCACCTACGACGGCGCCAGCATCTGTCTCTACGTGAACGGAGCGCAGCAAGATTGCGCGAGCAGCCCCAAGAAAATCCTCCCCGGCGCGAGCGACGTCGTAATTGGTGGCAATGCCTTCCTCGGCGACATCGACGAGGTGGCCATATACGCCCACGCGCTGAGCGCGACGCGAGTCAAAGCGCACTTCGACGCGCGCTGA